From the Carassius gibelio isolate Cgi1373 ecotype wild population from Czech Republic chromosome B25, carGib1.2-hapl.c, whole genome shotgun sequence genome, one window contains:
- the LOC128014029 gene encoding galanin receptor 2a, translated as MDGEENATFCQLPGATNSYGVIFACTCGIIVGIGFCANLLAFSLFAKHKSFRKNRLDVLLLSMALADFLMLFLIPFTVHSAVSFSWPLGITSCKVYQFLLAFSLAASTYSLCTVSMVRAMIITKPYRPPSMDLVVLMFILVWALSFFISLPLRIFATKESLGPGVSNSTVCLPTTQEHHYQVVLSQFVLYYLIPMLVIAVNSARIALFLHKRPVMSFTGSRNTRRASLMVFLSTGTFSLCWLPGYVLELCVYLGLYRHGRSWEMFHFTCTVLQYLHPCVNPVLYVLLSKRYRRKRDWLFKCNRKRVHPQVISVTESFSASRIF; from the exons ATGGATGGGGAGGAAAATGCAACCTTCTGTCAACTTCCT GGAGCCACTAATAGTTACGGAGTGATCTTTGCTTGCACTTGTGGCATCATAGTGGGCATCGGTTTCTGCGCCAACCTGCTGGCCTTTTCTCTCTTCGCCAAACACAAGAGCTTTCGTAAAAACCGCCTGGACGTTCTTCTCCTCAGCATGGCTCTGGCCGACTTCCTCATGCTCTTCCTCATCCCCTTCACCGTCCACTCGGCGGTCAGTTTCTCGTGGCCTCTGGGCATCACATCCTGCAAAGTCTATCAGTTTCTGCTGGCATTCTCTCTGGCCGCCAGCACGTACTCACTGTGCACCGTATCTATGGTTCGTGCCATGATCATCACCAAGCCCTATCGACCTCCATCCATGGATCTAGTGGTGCTCATGTTTATTCTGGTCTGGGCCTTGAGTTTCTTTATAAGTCTGCCGTTGCGTATTTTCGCCACTAAGGAAAGCTTAGGCCCAGGTGTGAGTAACTCCACTGTTTGTTTGCCTACTACCCAAGAACATCATTACCAGGTCGTTCTCAGCCAGTTTGTGCTTTACTATCTCATCCCAATGCTGGTTATCGCGGTCAACTCAGCACGTATCGCTCTTTTCCTCCACAAGAGACCGGTTATGTCCTTCACAGGCTCCAGGAACACAAGACGGGCGTCTCTTATGGTGTTCTTGTCCACTGGGACCTTCTCCTTGTGCTGGCTGCCAGGCTACGTTCTAGAGCTGTGCGTGTATTTAGGACTTTATCGGCACGGCCGCTCGTGGGAGATGTTTCATTTCACCTGCACGGTTCTCCAGTATCTGCATCCCTGCGTGAACCCCGTCCTCTACGTTCTGCTGTCCAAACGCTACAGACGCAAGAGAGACTGGCTGTTCAAATGCAACAGGAAACGAGTCCATCCACAGGTCATTAGCGTGACGGAGAGTTTCTCAGCATCcagaatattttaa
- the pthlhb gene encoding parathyroid hormone-like hormone b — protein sequence MLRHWGFAVFLLTVPIPVQPRPTNALSYRQRRSVGHAQMMHDRGRSLHDRKRRTFIQDLLEQVHTAQVWDSPGQSQRSVQTPPRSKPMGSSKNFPLSFQMETIGTRDDLPQETSKTLRYQEQPLKAVTKRKRKMSLGRWRRDRGVWLPYAN from the exons ATGTTGAGGCATTGGGGGTTTGCTGTGTTCCTGTTAACCGTCCCGATCCCGGTCCAACCCAGACCCACTAATGCTCTCAGCTACAGACA GCGGCGCTCAGTAGGACACGCACAGATGATGCATGACAGGGGTCGATCCCTGCATGACCGGAAGAGGCGTACGTTTATCCAGGATCTGCTTGAGCAGGTGCACACGGCTCAGGTGTGGGACTCCCCCGGTCAGAGCCAGAGAAGTGTCCAGACCCCACCGCGGTCCAAACCCATGGGCAGCTCCAAAAATTTTCCCTTGAGCTTTCAAATGGAGACTATAGGGACGAGAGACGACCTGCCGCAGGAGACCAGCAAGACCCTGAGATACCAGGAGCAGCCACTGAAGGCTGTGaccaagaggaagaggaagatgagttTGGGGAGATGGAGGAGAGACAGGGGGGTGTGGCTTCCATATGCAAATTAG
- the tmpob gene encoding thymopoietin b isoform X2 — MAQFLEDPAMLTKEKLKSELVANNVPLPSADSKKDVYVQLYLKNLTVRNKKNISAPAPDTFSSDEEMTAPLLTNRSRSGKKAIRKTDRVRPEENDISGLTDEELKVQLMKYGVHSGPIVASTRKVYEKKLQHLLEHPPLESSLPEPETTIPETLTIRAEGNQNGNTHSAEEQYSDKEEGVDPVPEPVPVVTKPVRSRGKTPVTIRTSSRQRTKQVEETAADTEETSVDGGDILKEMFPNEPATPTGMTVTCRRPIHGAAGRPVKPLSLWSEESLQQQNTYTVTKSSVTDVRSATPAARPRPRRWLAFWLKLLVFITLAASLYYAFQFITTDQINACQLYVQDNVITPVLKYISWESPAEGGDGK; from the exons ATGGCGCAATTTCTCGAGGATCCGGCGATGCTCACGAAAGAGAAACTGAAGAGTGAGTTAGTTGCCAATAACGTCCCTCTGCCGAGCGCAGACAGCAAGAAAGACGTGTATGTGCAGCTGTATCTGAAGAACCTGACGGTGCGCAACAAGAAGAACATCTCTGCTCCAGCTCCAGACACTTTCTCCAGCGATGAGGAGATGACAGCGCCGCTGCTGACCAACAGGAGCCGCTCGGGGAAG AAAGCCataagaaagacagacagagttcGGCCAGAGGAAAACGACATCTCTGGTCTGACTGATGAAGAGTTGAAGGTTCAGCTTATGAAGTATGGCGTCCATTCAGGACCAATTGTTG CCTCCACACGTAAGGTGTATGAGAAGAAGCTCCAACATCTCCTGGAGCATCCACCGCTAGAGAGCAGTCTTCCTGAACCCGAGACCACCATCCCAGAGACCCTCACCATCAGAGCGGAAGGAAACCAGAACGGCAACACACATTCAGCCGAAGAGCAGTACAGCGACAAAGAAGAAG GAGTTGATCCTGTACCAGAGCCGGTTCCCGTTGTGACTAAGCCGGTCCGGAGCAGAGGAAAGACTCCTGTCACCATCAGGACCAGCAGCAGACAGCGCACTAAA CAGGTGGAGGAGACGGCAGCAGACACTGAGGAAAcatctgtggatggaggagataTTTTAAAGGAAATGTTCCCCAATGAACCTGCCACACCAACCGGAATGAC GGTCACATGTCGGAGGCCGATCCACGGTGCAGCTGGCCGTCCGGTGAAGCCCCTGAGCCTCTGGTCCGAGGAGTCCCTCCAGCAGCAGAACACTTACACAGTGACCAAATCCTCCGTCACAGATGTTCGCAGTGCAACACCGGCCGCCCGTCCCAGACCCCGTCGCTGGTTGGCTTTCTGGTTGAAGCTTCTGGTGTTCATCACACTGGCTGCGTCTCTGTATTACGCTTTCCAATTCATCACCACCGATCAGATCAACGCCTGCCAGCTCTATGTCCAGGACAATGTCATCACGCCTGTTCTCAAGTACATCAGCTGGGAAAGCCCAGCCGAGGGCGGCGACGGCAAATGA
- the tmpob gene encoding thymopoietin b isoform X1, translated as MAQFLEDPAMLTKEKLKSELVANNVPLPSADSKKDVYVQLYLKNLTVRNKKNISAPAPDTFSSDEEMTAPLLTNRSRSGKKAIRKTDRVRPEENDISGLTDEELKVQLMKYGVHSGPIVASTRKVYEKKLQHLLEHPPLESSLPEPETTIPETLTIRAEGNQNGNTHSAEEQYSDKEEGVDPVPEPVPVVTKPVRSRGKTPVTIRTSSRQRTKQQVEETAADTEETSVDGGDILKEMFPNEPATPTGMTVTCRRPIHGAAGRPVKPLSLWSEESLQQQNTYTVTKSSVTDVRSATPAARPRPRRWLAFWLKLLVFITLAASLYYAFQFITTDQINACQLYVQDNVITPVLKYISWESPAEGGDGK; from the exons ATGGCGCAATTTCTCGAGGATCCGGCGATGCTCACGAAAGAGAAACTGAAGAGTGAGTTAGTTGCCAATAACGTCCCTCTGCCGAGCGCAGACAGCAAGAAAGACGTGTATGTGCAGCTGTATCTGAAGAACCTGACGGTGCGCAACAAGAAGAACATCTCTGCTCCAGCTCCAGACACTTTCTCCAGCGATGAGGAGATGACAGCGCCGCTGCTGACCAACAGGAGCCGCTCGGGGAAG AAAGCCataagaaagacagacagagttcGGCCAGAGGAAAACGACATCTCTGGTCTGACTGATGAAGAGTTGAAGGTTCAGCTTATGAAGTATGGCGTCCATTCAGGACCAATTGTTG CCTCCACACGTAAGGTGTATGAGAAGAAGCTCCAACATCTCCTGGAGCATCCACCGCTAGAGAGCAGTCTTCCTGAACCCGAGACCACCATCCCAGAGACCCTCACCATCAGAGCGGAAGGAAACCAGAACGGCAACACACATTCAGCCGAAGAGCAGTACAGCGACAAAGAAGAAG GAGTTGATCCTGTACCAGAGCCGGTTCCCGTTGTGACTAAGCCGGTCCGGAGCAGAGGAAAGACTCCTGTCACCATCAGGACCAGCAGCAGACAGCGCACTAAA CAGCAGGTGGAGGAGACGGCAGCAGACACTGAGGAAAcatctgtggatggaggagataTTTTAAAGGAAATGTTCCCCAATGAACCTGCCACACCAACCGGAATGAC GGTCACATGTCGGAGGCCGATCCACGGTGCAGCTGGCCGTCCGGTGAAGCCCCTGAGCCTCTGGTCCGAGGAGTCCCTCCAGCAGCAGAACACTTACACAGTGACCAAATCCTCCGTCACAGATGTTCGCAGTGCAACACCGGCCGCCCGTCCCAGACCCCGTCGCTGGTTGGCTTTCTGGTTGAAGCTTCTGGTGTTCATCACACTGGCTGCGTCTCTGTATTACGCTTTCCAATTCATCACCACCGATCAGATCAACGCCTGCCAGCTCTATGTCCAGGACAATGTCATCACGCCTGTTCTCAAGTACATCAGCTGGGAAAGCCCAGCCGAGGGCGGCGACGGCAAATGA